In the genome of Pangasianodon hypophthalmus isolate fPanHyp1 chromosome 23, fPanHyp1.pri, whole genome shotgun sequence, one region contains:
- the tfap2e gene encoding transcription factor AP-2-epsilon isoform X4, with protein MERSDGLSGSSPRLSQLCSLNQTAYSAAPPLCHTPASDFQPPYFPPPYPQASLSYSQAQDSGYPHLADPYQSISSLHQHQQAAWHPPRGRNPEDAGVLPQPHRALSLEPRREYPGVPRLLHALGEGAGALGDAPLGVHAAQHGADELQGMEEASSLGILDHSVIKKVPVPSKLNGSALSVLSIGKDGLGLGGVSNPAEVFCSVPGRLSLLSSTSKYKVTVGEVQRRLSPPECLNASLLGGVLRRAKSKNGGRCLRERLEKIGLNLPAGRRKAANVTLLTALVEGEAVHLARDFGYVCETEFPARATAEYLCRQSDPDQLPTRRSMLLATKEICKEFVDLMSQDRSPLGASRPTPCLEPGVQGSLTHFSLLTHGFGTPAICAALCAFQSYLLEALKLLDKAEGGGKGHQEKDLKHCK; from the exons atg gaGCGCTCGGATGGGCTCTCGGGTTCCTCACCGAGACTGTCTCAGCTCTGCTCTCTGAATCAGACGGCTTACTCTGCGGCTCCTCCGCTGTGCCACACTCCGGCCTCGGACTTCCAGCCGCCGTACTTCCCTCCTCCGTATCCGCAGGCGTCGCTCTCCTACTCGCAGGCTCAGGACTCGGGATACCCGCACCTGGCCGACCCGTACCAGTCCATCAGCTCCCTGCATCAGCACCAGCAGGCCGCCTGGCACCCCCCGCGGGGCCGCAACCCGGAGGACGCGGGAGTCCTACCGCAGCCACACCGCGCGCTGAGCCTCGAGCCCCGGCGTGAATACCCCGGTGTTCCCCGGCTCCTGCACGCGCTCGGTGAGGGCGCGGGCGCGCTGGGAGACGCGCCGCTCGGTGTGCACGCGGCTCAGCATGGCGCTGACGAACTGCAG ggtATGGAGGAAGCGTCATCCTTGGGAATCTTGGATCATTCTGTTATTAAGAAAG tTCCTGTCCCGTCCAAGTTGAACGGCTCTGCTCTGTCTGTCCTGTCCATTGGTAAGGACGGTTTGGGTCTCGGCGGTGTGTCCAACCCTGCTGAGGTCTTCTGCTCGGTGCCTGGACGCCTGTCCCTCCTCAGCTCTACGTCCAAGTACAAGGTGACAGTGGGGGAGGTCCAGCGGAGACTGTCTCCTCCTGAGTGTCTCAACGCCTCGCTGTTAGGAGGAGTGCTACGGAG AGCAAAGTCAAAGAACGGCGGCCGCTGCCTCCGTGAGCGTCTGGAGAAGATCGGCCTCAACCTTCCTGCCGGCCGCCGCAAGGCAGCTAACGTCACACTCCTCACAGCGCTAGTGGAag GTGAGGCAGTCCACCTGGCGCGAGACTTTGGTTATGTGTGTGAGACGGAGTTCCCGGCGAGGGCGACTGCAGAGTACTTATGCAGGCAGAGTGATCCAGACCAGCTACCCACAAGGCGAAGCATGCTGCTGGCCACCAA GGAGATCTGCAAAGAGTTTGTTGACCTCATGTCCCAGGACAGGTCGCCGCTGGGTGCGAGTCGGCCCACGCCATGCCTGGAGCCCGGGGTTCAAGGCAGCCTGACCCACTTCAGCCTGCTCACCCATGGCTTTGGCACACCAGCCATCTGCGCTGCCCTCTGCGCCTTCCAGAGCTACCTGCTGGAGGCCCTCAAACTGCTGGACAAAGCCGAGGGAGGCGGCAAAGGCCACCAGGAGAAAGACCTCAAACACTGCAAATGA
- the tfap2e gene encoding transcription factor AP-2-epsilon isoform X1: MLWKSRTKTDPYCAQERSDGLSGSSPRLSQLCSLNQTAYSAAPPLCHTPASDFQPPYFPPPYPQASLSYSQAQDSGYPHLADPYQSISSLHQHQQAAWHPPRGRNPEDAGVLPQPHRALSLEPRREYPGVPRLLHALGEGAGALGDAPLGVHAAQHGADELQGMEEASSLGILDHSVIKKVPVPSKLNGSALSVLSIGKDGLGLGGVSNPAEVFCSVPGRLSLLSSTSKYKVTVGEVQRRLSPPECLNASLLGGVLRRAKSKNGGRCLRERLEKIGLNLPAGRRKAANVTLLTALVEGEAVHLARDFGYVCETEFPARATAEYLCRQSDPDQLPTRRSMLLATKEICKEFVDLMSQDRSPLGASRPTPCLEPGVQGSLTHFSLLTHGFGTPAICAALCAFQSYLLEALKLLDKAEGGGKGHQEKDLKHCK; the protein is encoded by the exons ATGCTGTGGAAATCCCGGACCAAGACGGATCCCTACTGCGCACAG gaGCGCTCGGATGGGCTCTCGGGTTCCTCACCGAGACTGTCTCAGCTCTGCTCTCTGAATCAGACGGCTTACTCTGCGGCTCCTCCGCTGTGCCACACTCCGGCCTCGGACTTCCAGCCGCCGTACTTCCCTCCTCCGTATCCGCAGGCGTCGCTCTCCTACTCGCAGGCTCAGGACTCGGGATACCCGCACCTGGCCGACCCGTACCAGTCCATCAGCTCCCTGCATCAGCACCAGCAGGCCGCCTGGCACCCCCCGCGGGGCCGCAACCCGGAGGACGCGGGAGTCCTACCGCAGCCACACCGCGCGCTGAGCCTCGAGCCCCGGCGTGAATACCCCGGTGTTCCCCGGCTCCTGCACGCGCTCGGTGAGGGCGCGGGCGCGCTGGGAGACGCGCCGCTCGGTGTGCACGCGGCTCAGCATGGCGCTGACGAACTGCAG ggtATGGAGGAAGCGTCATCCTTGGGAATCTTGGATCATTCTGTTATTAAGAAAG tTCCTGTCCCGTCCAAGTTGAACGGCTCTGCTCTGTCTGTCCTGTCCATTGGTAAGGACGGTTTGGGTCTCGGCGGTGTGTCCAACCCTGCTGAGGTCTTCTGCTCGGTGCCTGGACGCCTGTCCCTCCTCAGCTCTACGTCCAAGTACAAGGTGACAGTGGGGGAGGTCCAGCGGAGACTGTCTCCTCCTGAGTGTCTCAACGCCTCGCTGTTAGGAGGAGTGCTACGGAG AGCAAAGTCAAAGAACGGCGGCCGCTGCCTCCGTGAGCGTCTGGAGAAGATCGGCCTCAACCTTCCTGCCGGCCGCCGCAAGGCAGCTAACGTCACACTCCTCACAGCGCTAGTGGAag GTGAGGCAGTCCACCTGGCGCGAGACTTTGGTTATGTGTGTGAGACGGAGTTCCCGGCGAGGGCGACTGCAGAGTACTTATGCAGGCAGAGTGATCCAGACCAGCTACCCACAAGGCGAAGCATGCTGCTGGCCACCAA GGAGATCTGCAAAGAGTTTGTTGACCTCATGTCCCAGGACAGGTCGCCGCTGGGTGCGAGTCGGCCCACGCCATGCCTGGAGCCCGGGGTTCAAGGCAGCCTGACCCACTTCAGCCTGCTCACCCATGGCTTTGGCACACCAGCCATCTGCGCTGCCCTCTGCGCCTTCCAGAGCTACCTGCTGGAGGCCCTCAAACTGCTGGACAAAGCCGAGGGAGGCGGCAAAGGCCACCAGGAGAAAGACCTCAAACACTGCAAATGA
- the tfap2e gene encoding transcription factor AP-2-epsilon isoform X2, whose protein sequence is MLVHTYSAMERSDGLSGSSPRLSQLCSLNQTAYSAAPPLCHTPASDFQPPYFPPPYPQASLSYSQAQDSGYPHLADPYQSISSLHQHQQAAWHPPRGRNPEDAGVLPQPHRALSLEPRREYPGVPRLLHALGEGAGALGDAPLGVHAAQHGADELQGMEEASSLGILDHSVIKKVPVPSKLNGSALSVLSIGKDGLGLGGVSNPAEVFCSVPGRLSLLSSTSKYKVTVGEVQRRLSPPECLNASLLGGVLRRAKSKNGGRCLRERLEKIGLNLPAGRRKAANVTLLTALVEGEAVHLARDFGYVCETEFPARATAEYLCRQSDPDQLPTRRSMLLATKEICKEFVDLMSQDRSPLGASRPTPCLEPGVQGSLTHFSLLTHGFGTPAICAALCAFQSYLLEALKLLDKAEGGGKGHQEKDLKHCK, encoded by the exons ATGTTAGTGCACACCTACTCAGCGATG gaGCGCTCGGATGGGCTCTCGGGTTCCTCACCGAGACTGTCTCAGCTCTGCTCTCTGAATCAGACGGCTTACTCTGCGGCTCCTCCGCTGTGCCACACTCCGGCCTCGGACTTCCAGCCGCCGTACTTCCCTCCTCCGTATCCGCAGGCGTCGCTCTCCTACTCGCAGGCTCAGGACTCGGGATACCCGCACCTGGCCGACCCGTACCAGTCCATCAGCTCCCTGCATCAGCACCAGCAGGCCGCCTGGCACCCCCCGCGGGGCCGCAACCCGGAGGACGCGGGAGTCCTACCGCAGCCACACCGCGCGCTGAGCCTCGAGCCCCGGCGTGAATACCCCGGTGTTCCCCGGCTCCTGCACGCGCTCGGTGAGGGCGCGGGCGCGCTGGGAGACGCGCCGCTCGGTGTGCACGCGGCTCAGCATGGCGCTGACGAACTGCAG ggtATGGAGGAAGCGTCATCCTTGGGAATCTTGGATCATTCTGTTATTAAGAAAG tTCCTGTCCCGTCCAAGTTGAACGGCTCTGCTCTGTCTGTCCTGTCCATTGGTAAGGACGGTTTGGGTCTCGGCGGTGTGTCCAACCCTGCTGAGGTCTTCTGCTCGGTGCCTGGACGCCTGTCCCTCCTCAGCTCTACGTCCAAGTACAAGGTGACAGTGGGGGAGGTCCAGCGGAGACTGTCTCCTCCTGAGTGTCTCAACGCCTCGCTGTTAGGAGGAGTGCTACGGAG AGCAAAGTCAAAGAACGGCGGCCGCTGCCTCCGTGAGCGTCTGGAGAAGATCGGCCTCAACCTTCCTGCCGGCCGCCGCAAGGCAGCTAACGTCACACTCCTCACAGCGCTAGTGGAag GTGAGGCAGTCCACCTGGCGCGAGACTTTGGTTATGTGTGTGAGACGGAGTTCCCGGCGAGGGCGACTGCAGAGTACTTATGCAGGCAGAGTGATCCAGACCAGCTACCCACAAGGCGAAGCATGCTGCTGGCCACCAA GGAGATCTGCAAAGAGTTTGTTGACCTCATGTCCCAGGACAGGTCGCCGCTGGGTGCGAGTCGGCCCACGCCATGCCTGGAGCCCGGGGTTCAAGGCAGCCTGACCCACTTCAGCCTGCTCACCCATGGCTTTGGCACACCAGCCATCTGCGCTGCCCTCTGCGCCTTCCAGAGCTACCTGCTGGAGGCCCTCAAACTGCTGGACAAAGCCGAGGGAGGCGGCAAAGGCCACCAGGAGAAAGACCTCAAACACTGCAAATGA
- the zgc:114119 gene encoding mediator of RNA polymerase II transcription subunit 30-like: MSSLPQKAPGGGLGGVPLQQQPQSLHMGAGSGASVPGQASMPPNPAALREISPVFLCRIGQDTVQDIVTRTMEIFQITRATQLPNGVTQSQAAYQDRFGKLQEHLRQLTLLFRKLRLLYERCVEMTSDLQESPAELVPYVGEEMAPVRVEPCSPAVTQDKQEVLEKVRQKNQEMKVLMDQMRNLLWDINAMLTMRK; the protein is encoded by the exons ATGTCCTCTTTGCCTCAGAAGGCTCCGGGTGGTGGTCTGGGTGGTGTGCCGCTTCAGCAGCAGCCGCAGAGCCTCCACATGGGCGCGGGTTCAGGGGCCTCGGTCCCCGGACAGGCCTCCATGCCCCCCAACCCCGCCGCTCTCCGGGAAATCTCCCCCGTCTTCCTGTGCCGCATCGGCCAGGACACCGTGCAGGACATCGTCACCCGCACCATGGAGATCTTCCAGATCACACGGGCTACTCAG TTGCCAAATGGAGTGACACAGAGTCAGGCAGCGTATCAGGACCGCTTTGGGAAACTGCAGGAGCACCTGCGCCAGCTGACTTTGCTCTTCCGCAAACTCCGTCTGCTCTACGAGCGCTGTGTAgagatgacctctgaccttcaGGAGTCTCCTGCTGAG CTGGTGCCGTATGTTGGAGAGGAGATGGCTCCAGTGAGAGTGGAGCCCTGCAGTCCTGCTGTgactcaggacaaacaagaagTTTTAGAG AAAGTGAGGCAGAAGAATCAGGAGATGAAGGTGCTGATGGACCAGATGAGGAACCTCCTATGGGACATCAATGCCATGCTCACAATGCGCAAATGA
- the ncdn gene encoding neurochondrin — translation MLTLRMAETESLSSSEQNSIRHDPNHEEASGADASSPAAEANSLSAAQQDVLERCLYALTHAKNDSHILAALLLITRLCPASQLDRVTLHRVFEAVGFNLPARLLVTAIRGSESSGLPAEELLSLGTALLAALSTDPDMATHPQLLSTVPLLLGLLEGGAPVSQKQAQRDAAASQATEKTHVSAPSHQTSKSTSGKEAPTSPSGLGDGDEAVQPPTSTLDEAVAADCYQVLNSLCALPRGPDRLLSRGAIPALCRAVSQKQTLSCEKGLPLLAHLLSSSIRQRAWSKHPSELLSLLDGISQNFSQNSELKRLEMCTQIPQFLPPPGGEPQTQELRDVVSRLWAALRPLVQGKLSSEQLGHVLVLSACLLDLCGWDPAGPPKFCCLLVNRACVEVRMALEEPPGTKLSAQQQHTLTACYRILESAMEQACNMGSSTSPAEPEIAISGLSLQQSRQVLGVLEEAFSAIIYYLQQVDPSRYDDPFLFATFRSLCAWLAEETSCLKEEIIALLPFFIGYTKHHLQDKKGKGLADWMSKMSVTDGSQAGPWTGEHVLRYLLPALCHLSAEESPRKVLLSLDTPALLVDFLAHGWGVLKTQSGKTVTRDPSLETACSALLNFVVTEPERVRTDACFASLDALLSEALPILLHKSRLLVLTANFCTLGLMINRLKPTLTGLGSSSQQRFFSSALRFLRGALQAVEGEGQARVSPVWAPWWEEVCELWRLSLQALGSCVNAQPWIATIVREEGWLQNILSLLESSCGLPDPHSQEALEEALCAIAHVCSLCRQDITVYMKREAEDSLHCMPQLRKILMS, via the exons ATGTTGACTTTGAGGATGGCTGAAACTGAGAGTCTGAGCAGCTCGGAGCAGAACTCCATCCGACATGATCCAAACCATGAGGAGGCATCAGGAGCAGATGCTTCCAGTCCTGCAGCCGAAGCCAACAGCCTGTCCGCGGCACAGCAAGATGTCCTAGAGCGCTGTCTCTACGCGCTCACTCACGCCAAAAATGACAGTCACATTTTGGCAGCCCTTCTCCTG ATTACACGGTTGTGTCCAGCCAGTCAGCTGGATCGTGTGACCCTGCATCGAGTCTTTGAGGCAGTGGGTTTCAACCTGCCTGCGCGCTTGTTGGTGACGGCGATTCGAGGGAGCGAGAGCTCTGGGCTTCCTGCTGAGGAACTGCTCTCTCTCGGCACTGCTTTGCTGGCTGCTCTAAGCACCGACCCAGACATGGCCACTCATCCCCAGCTGCTCAGCACCGTCCCTCTCCTCCTGGGCTTGCTGGAAGGTGGAGCACCAGTCAGCCAGAAGCAAGCCCAGCGCGATGCTGCAGCATCTCAAGCCACTGAGAAGACGCATGTCAGTGCTCCGTCTCATCAGACAAGCAAGAGCACTTCAGGAAAGGAAGCACCAACAAGTCCTTCAGGCTTAGGGGATGGAGATGAGGCAGTCCAGCCTCCCACATCCACCCTGGATGAGGCAGTGGCAGCCGACTGCTATCAGGTTCTGAACTCTTTGTGTGCCCTGCCACGAGGCCCGGATCGACTGCTGTCCCGCGGTGCTATTCCTGCTCTGTGCAGGGCCGTGTCTCAAAAACAGACTCTCAGCTGCGAGAAGGGTCTTCCTCTCCTGGCTCATCTCTTATCCAGCAGCATTAGGCAGCGAGCGTGGAGCAAACACCCATCAGAACTGCTCTCTCTCCTTGATGGGATCTCCCAGAACTTCAGCCAGAATTCGGAGCTGAAGCGTCTGGAGATGTGCACTCAGATACCGCAGTTTCTGCCCCCACCAGGAGGCGAACCACAGACTCAAGAGCTCAGGGATGTGGTCAGTCGTCTGTGGGCAGCATTACGTCCATTGGTTCAGGGGAAACTCAGCTCAGAGCAGCTGGGCCATGTTCTGGTGCTGTCTGCTTGCCTGCTGGACTTGTGTGGCTGGGATCCAGCAGGTCCGCCCAAGTTCTGCTGCTTGCTAGTGAATCGGGCCTGTGTGGAGGTCAGGATGGCACTAGAGGAGCCTCCAGGTACAAAGCTGTCCGctcagcagcagcacacactcactgccTGCTATCGTATCTTGGAATCAGCCATGGAGCAAGCATGTAACATGGGGAGTAGCACAAGTCCTGCTGAGCCGGAGATTGCCATCTCTGGTTTGAGTCTGCAGCAGAGCAGGCAGGTGCTGGGGGTCTTAGAGGAAGCTTTTTCTGCCATCATTTACTACCTGCAACAG GTGGATCCGAGCCGCTATGATGACCCCTTCCTTTTTGCAACGTTCCGCTCTCTTTGCGCCTGGTTGGCTGAGGAGACATCCTGTTTAAAGGAGGAGATCATAGCCCTCTTGCCCTTCTTCATTGGCTACACCAAACATCACCTACAAGACAAGAAAGGCAAGGGCCTGGCTGATTGGATGTCAAAGATGTCTGTCACTGATGGCTCACAAGCTGGACCGTGGACAGGCGAGCATGTGCTGAG ATATCTCCTCCCAGCACTTTGCCACCTGtcggctgaggaaagcccaagAAAGGTGCTGCTCTCTCTGGATACTCCAGCTTTACTGGTGGACTTTCTCGCCCATGGCTGGGGAGTCCTGAAGACTCAGAGCGGGAAAACAGTAACCAGAGATCCCAGTTTGGAAACAGCCTGTTCCGCCCTGCTCAACTTTGTAGTCACAGAGCCTGAGCGAGTCAG GACTGATGCGTGCTTTGCCTCCCTTGACGCATTACTGAGTGAAGCACTCCCCATCCTCCTCCACAAGTCACGCCTGTTGGTTCTGACAGCCAACTTCTGCACTCTGGGTCTTATGATTAACAGACTAAAACCAACCTTAACAG GTCTGGGGAGTTCCAGTCAGCAGCGGTTCTTCTCCTCTGCCCTGCGTTTCCTCCGAGGGGCGCTACAGGCGGTGGAGGGTGAGGGCCAGGCACGAGTCTCCCCTGTGTGGGCACCATGGTGGGAGGAGGTGTGTGAGCTCTGGAGGCTCAGTCTGCAGGCTCTGGGCAGCTGTGTGAACGCGCAGCCCTGGATCGCCACCATCGTCCGGGAGGAGGGCTGGCTGCAGAACATCCTCAGCTTGCTGGAGTCCAGCTGTGGCCTCCCAGACCCCCATTCACAGGAGGCCCTGGAGGAGGCTCTGTGTGCCATCGCCCATGTGTGCTCACTCTGTCGCCAAGATATTACTGTATACATGAAAAGGGAAGCGGAGGACTCACTCCACTGCATGCCACAACTGAGGAAGATTTTAATGAGCTAA